The region TCGGCAAGAAGGAAGCGGTGCGGCGGTCGGCTACGTCGGCCCGTCGCGGTAGGTGCCGAGCAGTTCCTCGAGGATGATACACTCCTGGTCAGTCTCGTCGTAGTGAGTGTCGATAAACCGCTCTGCGGCCTCGTAGTTCCCGCGGAGACCGTGTTTGCGGATGGTGATGACGGCGTCGAGGAAGAAGGTGCCACCGTCGGCCCCGAGCGCTTTCGCGTGGTCGCTCTCGCTGATGTCGAGTTCGGACTTGATCTCGTCGAAGTTGAACGTCTTGACGTCGTGATCGTCGTTGATCAGCGTGAGAACGTACTCCGCGGAGAAGCGGTAGAACTCGGATTTGCTCTCGAACATACCGTCTTCGACGAGCGCGTCGATCTCTTCGACCACGTCGTCCGGGTACCTGACGGTATCCTTCGCCATGTCCCGACACTGCTCGGCCCTGATTAATTACTGTTTCGAACAGGTTTCTCCCGTGGTACGGCTGCCGTCGGGATTCGCTCGAAATTCATGCGGCGGCTTTAATCGTTCCGGCGGGGAACACTGTCCCATCCGCGGCCGAGTCGCTCGGTCGCACGGTCGCTCGGTCGACCGAGCACGCAGAAACTACCTGCAAATTTATTATTTATCGCACGGAAGGACGGAGCGTCATGGCAGACGAAGCCGAACTCCGCGAACAGTTGATCGACGCCTTCGAGGACGCAGACTACCCCGTTTCGAGTCCGATGGACCTCGTGCCGGCGCTCCCGAACGGGCCGGGCACGAAGTTCGAATCGGGCGACTTCTCGATGACTGCGATGGAACTGAACACCAAGGCCTCCGGTGACTTCCCCTACGAGAACGTTGACTCCCTCGTCGACGATCTGATCGCGGAACTGAACGAACAGGGCGAACTGTAACCGAATTGGTTCGGGTGACCGCTGTCCACGTCCGCCGTCGGCCATCCGGGTCGCAAACTTGTCGAACGAACGATACGATACCAGCAGCCTTTTATTCTATATAGCCCATTATGTAGAAAGAACGGAGCGACAGATGGGGTCGGCGACAGCCGACCGAACTGGGGAGGGACACGGATGACTACGACACAGCGAGCTGGACCGATCGTCCTCGTGGTGGACGCCACCGACCGAGAGAGCCGTCTACGGACGCGTCTCGAGAAGGCGACCGACCGCGACGTGCGACCGGTGCCGGCGACCGGAGACATCGAAGGCGTTCTCGAAGCGGACGCGACGAATGCGACCGACAGTAACGACGACCCGACGACGTCGGACGGCAGCGAGACCGGATCAGCCGACCCCAGCGCCGTCATCGTCGAACTCGACTGCCCGGGCGAGATACAGACGATCCTCCAGCGCATTCACGCGACCGCACCGAGCGTTCCGACGATCGTCGCGCCGCGCGAGGGCAGCGAACGACTCGCCACGGTCGCGCTCCGGGCCGATGCGACCGAGTACGTGCCGACCGAACGCGACGAGGATCCGATCGATCGGATCGTCTCGACGATTCGTTCCCAGCCCGAGACCTCGTCCGACGGCGACGGCGGTGGGTATCACCGGATTCTGGCCAACGAACTCCCCGACGAAGCCTTCGTCATCGGCGAGGACGGCACCTACCTCGAGGCGAAGGCCCGGCCCGAGTCGGCCGACCTCTACACCGTCTCCGCCGAGGATCTCCCCGGCACCTCGCTGGTCGACGCCTTCCCCGACCAGGTCGCCGCGCGGCTGCAGGACTGCATCGACAAGGCGATTCGGAGCGGCGACGTTCGGTCCGTCGAGTACGACGCGGAGACGACCGACGGGCGGCGGCGGTTCGAGGCCCGCGTCGTACCGATCGACCAACGGATTCAGGGCCGTCGCGCCGTCGTCTGGCTGGCCCGAGACATCACCGAGCGGGTCGAGCGCGAGCGACAGCTCCGCTCGCGTCAAGACCAGCTCGAGACACTCAACCGGATCAACGCGGTCGTCCGTCAGGTGATCGAGACGCTAGTCGAGGCGCCGGCCCGGGACGCCATCGAAGACGAGGTCTGCGACCAACTGGTCGACTCGGACCTGTACTGCGGCTCGTGGATCGCCGAA is a window of Natrinema salifodinae DNA encoding:
- a CDS encoding ribbon-helix-helix domain-containing protein → MAKDTVRYPDDVVEEIDALVEDGMFESKSEFYRFSAEYVLTLINDDHDVKTFNFDEIKSELDISESDHAKALGADGGTFFLDAVITIRKHGLRGNYEAAERFIDTHYDETDQECIILEELLGTYRDGPT
- a CDS encoding MTH865 family protein, translated to MADEAELREQLIDAFEDADYPVSSPMDLVPALPNGPGTKFESGDFSMTAMELNTKASGDFPYENVDSLVDDLIAELNEQGEL